The following coding sequences are from one uncultured Desulfobacter sp. window:
- a CDS encoding IS66 family transposase, whose translation MATVNKTSIREEVDRLKQDFEKLCSEGKAPPEIQAVMNSMLLIVELILAVFLEKKTRKGNKNSSLPSSQTPKDETAKSDPKSNGKGKKVSGELGNTRTIETTTISKAETCDVCGTSLDQTPSRGHERRTRIDIVFEKVVEHVDAEIKQCPNCAAEVKADFPEDMPGPLQYGTGLKAFAIHLIISQMVALNRVQKQISAMIGAVISEATLLKFVWRLYQALEQWEAKSIESILQAPSIHVDETSFRVNRKNHWIHVYSSGGITLKLLHRKRGKEAIVDLNIIPRYGGVIIHDCWASYLSYDHCGHGLCGSHLLRELTFIVDSNQYRWARNMQKLLQETCRKIAKREDKCLTEKEYANLQKRYRNILTRGDKELPEIPPKPKGKRGKMAKSDAHNLWERLKEHETAVLLFAKDPYVPFTNNRAERDLRMAKVKQKVSGCFRHQQYADAYCRISSYLQTMANKGANPLVAIQLALASEVPDVDSDWGE comes from the coding sequence ATGGCAACAGTGAATAAGACAAGTATTCGAGAAGAAGTAGACCGTCTGAAACAGGACTTTGAAAAGCTCTGTTCTGAGGGCAAAGCGCCTCCTGAGATACAGGCAGTAATGAATAGTATGCTGCTCATTGTGGAATTGATACTTGCAGTCTTCCTTGAGAAAAAAACTCGCAAAGGCAACAAGAATTCAAGTCTGCCATCCTCACAAACGCCAAAAGATGAGACTGCCAAATCGGATCCGAAAAGCAACGGTAAGGGGAAAAAGGTCAGTGGAGAACTCGGCAATACCCGTACAATAGAAACCACCACCATCTCTAAAGCAGAAACATGTGATGTTTGTGGCACTTCCCTGGACCAGACACCCAGCCGGGGACATGAACGACGTACCAGAATAGATATTGTCTTTGAAAAAGTCGTAGAACATGTTGATGCCGAAATCAAACAATGCCCCAACTGTGCCGCGGAGGTAAAGGCAGACTTTCCTGAGGATATGCCTGGCCCCTTACAATACGGAACTGGGCTCAAGGCATTCGCCATCCACTTGATCATCAGCCAGATGGTTGCCCTTAACCGGGTTCAAAAACAGATTTCCGCCATGATCGGGGCGGTTATTTCTGAAGCGACCCTTCTCAAATTTGTCTGGCGGCTTTACCAAGCACTTGAACAATGGGAAGCCAAATCAATTGAGAGTATCCTTCAGGCTCCATCCATTCATGTTGATGAGACATCCTTCCGGGTGAATCGAAAAAATCACTGGATACATGTGTATTCTTCCGGAGGAATCACGCTAAAGCTACTTCATCGAAAGCGGGGTAAGGAGGCGATTGTCGATTTGAACATCATCCCCCGCTATGGCGGGGTAATAATCCATGATTGCTGGGCATCATATTTGTCATACGATCATTGTGGACACGGGCTATGTGGTTCTCACCTCTTGAGGGAGTTGACATTTATTGTCGATTCCAATCAGTACAGGTGGGCCCGCAATATGCAAAAATTGTTGCAGGAGACTTGCCGGAAAATAGCCAAACGAGAAGATAAATGTCTGACAGAGAAAGAATACGCGAACTTGCAGAAGCGTTACCGCAACATTCTTACACGAGGAGATAAAGAGCTGCCGGAAATCCCGCCGAAACCAAAAGGCAAACGTGGTAAAATGGCCAAGTCAGATGCCCACAACCTTTGGGAAAGGCTGAAAGAACATGAAACAGCTGTTTTGCTGTTTGCCAAGGATCCATATGTTCCTTTCACCAATAACCGGGCAGAGCGTGATCTTCGAATGGCAAAGGTTAAACAGAAAGTATCAGGGTGTTTTAGACACCAACAATATGCCGATGCTTATTGTCGGATTTCGAGTTATCTGCAAACCATGGCAAACAAAGGGGCGAATCCGCTGGTTGCCATTCAGCTGGCTTTGGCCAGCGAAGTTCCCGACGTCGATTCCGATTGGGGCGAGTAG
- a CDS encoding transglutaminase family protein, with product MVSIKSKSAIIFIAGGCIIGLFISFFWPRNTPVPADFVSKQVKYQYNVRNITNKPVSAAKLWTYAPISNACFQSCDDIQSNHVFTMQTDERGNQVLLFSMDLLPPYASRTITITAKTTYYERPQKYFSTYQEHYLLPEPFIEANHPDIIKLAVQLKCKKSKETARNIFNWVAANIRYSGYIKNSKGALHTLKTGHGDCTEFMYLFIALCRADKLPARGVSGYRCQGNCILRTSDHHNWAQVFLDGIWVLADCQEKVFGKDAGNYIAMNIIAGPNDTFMRGNQRFRYQGDGISVRMNH from the coding sequence ATGGTTTCCATCAAAAGTAAATCCGCCATTATTTTCATTGCCGGCGGTTGTATTATAGGGCTTTTTATTAGTTTCTTTTGGCCACGAAATACGCCTGTACCCGCAGATTTTGTATCCAAACAGGTGAAATATCAATACAACGTGCGAAATATCACCAATAAGCCAGTTTCTGCTGCAAAATTATGGACTTATGCGCCCATATCCAATGCCTGCTTCCAGTCTTGTGACGATATTCAATCCAATCATGTATTCACAATGCAAACAGATGAACGGGGGAATCAGGTTCTTTTGTTTTCCATGGATTTATTGCCCCCATACGCGAGCCGTACCATTACGATAACAGCAAAAACAACATATTATGAACGGCCTCAAAAATATTTTTCAACCTATCAGGAACACTATCTTTTACCCGAACCCTTTATAGAAGCCAACCACCCCGACATCATAAAACTTGCTGTTCAATTAAAATGTAAAAAATCCAAAGAAACAGCCCGGAACATTTTTAACTGGGTAGCTGCCAACATTAGGTACTCTGGATATATCAAAAACAGCAAAGGTGCATTGCACACACTTAAAACAGGTCATGGGGACTGCACGGAATTCATGTACCTTTTCATAGCCCTTTGCCGGGCAGATAAATTGCCGGCAAGGGGGGTCAGCGGCTACCGCTGCCAGGGAAACTGTATTTTGAGAACTTCGGACCACCATAACTGGGCGCAGGTTTTTTTAGACGGCATATGGGTCCTTGCAGACTGCCAGGAAAAAGTCTTTGGGAAAGATGCCGGCAATTACATTGCCATGAATATTATAGCAGGGCCAAACGATACTTTTATGAGGGGAAATCAACGGTTCAGATACCAGGGCGACGGTATCAGTGTTCGCATGAATCATTAA
- a CDS encoding chitobiase/beta-hexosaminidase C-terminal domain-containing protein codes for MEKQSKCLVIYYSFVSIVCLFFSLSIAQADEDSVCARVKIEIKQELTLERQAFDAHMRINNGLTHAALENINVDVWATNEDGDAVEISTDTNDPDALFFIRLDEMTNIDNASGTGQVPPDESSDIHWLIIPAPGASNGLTAGTRYNIGATLTYTLGGEENTIEVSPDYIFVKPMPQITLDYFLPSQVYGDDPFTSEIEASTPFSLGVRVQNSGDGAIQNLKIDSAQPKIVDNEQGLLINFTIQGSEVNGEEKTESLLVDFGTIAPNTASVARWQMTCSLSGKFVSFEASFTHADELGGELTSLIAAVNTHTLVQDILVDLPGRDGIKDFLSKANSKFTIYESDNTQADVLDLSDNVSFLLSEKTGDQLHYTLTTAPASGFIYISLPDPHSGVKYLERVVRSDGKQIRTENAWLSKVQDAETHEWNHFVNLFDADTTEASTYTLVFNAVSASPQAPVLEYISDKTTLETRQVSFITQASDPNGTTPSLTTSLLPAGAVFTDNGDGTAVFDWTPIVGQKGVYDITFRASDGALSSEQSVSLTVFDADDTDKDGMTDGWEMTYFNGLDRDGTGDYDLDGVTDLAEFIDQSDPTLDESAPSTPDPLYPHPNIEVEDSTPELVIEDSTDTQGDDIDYEFEIYEDEALTQLVVSDDQVALMGAPNEIMLYSMVADLGYTSVPRGGNVTSWQVPVDLPDNTRYYWRVRSNDQDGSSLWAYYDFFVNTANDPPAAFAVASPENNSGVDSLTPVLSVMNSEDVDNDVVTYTFALFSDDTCRTQVAASGAVTQGAGATTSWTVPLPLEDQTYYYWQATADDGNGGITTTAVFTFYVDTTNHAPGTPSGLLPDGTEEIESVYADLTVTNVEDEDQDEVFYIFELDTAKGFNSSDKRTSDLIPEGSGTTSWSVDGIEENTQYFWRVKATDRSAASPWATGSFFVNRINDAPSTPTVRNPGANAWTQTLTPVLSLNRASDPDNDTLAYEFEIYANEALTRFVYQTTSDTPDWTLPFELDNNNRYFWRARAVDEHGVSSPWTAIFSFFIKTEYVNEAPTIEIVEPFEDVLTNELTLSIRWTDEDPDSNASIALYYDTDNQGEDGVQIIRELNEDDEGDRDIHTWDISSLADGTYYIYAVIEDEASSSTNYAPVEITIDRTPPELTVTPPAGEYEGSVDIEISTDETATIYYTLDGANPNSGALQYSGPIELTDTATLKCVAVDDLGNTSGVRTHEYTLVPAMVTVEVLTDSGAPIPGVEVRLFEIPESGNRIQTEIYAVTNDQGIVEFDPDIIDPGLYQFRVKFWGADIWSDVVSLPDTRTTKFTIPMETVELTLSSANGPVAGCNVYLFSESGSYLGATQILDENGQVRFELPVGTTYRFMAEVMGSEYWIDPVTVQSGGTNHIEYNAGGGRLTVTFQKDSFEPITDVMLSLYGPNGTALDCSGSTDAKGRVVFNVPKGTYLVRADYLGYCFGTEATTVSQDTDIDLTLPHNQVSANVSGRLKSRMTPMEDVETCLFTLDGAPVNLSVITDRNGDAVYSVPDRAYKIQARVLGQAFWSNSFSDRDVRITIPMAQANVEVNSYGAPMADIPVHLFPDACTDPEMTETTNRQGRAVFIVPAGTYTFKAEYNGNLSPSRVSSLAPDFLTSVYVSVGDDGFEFSVQDDSGRPIHGAQVSVLPVQWRRSRLSSATDADGHAFFDLDNGRYRFQVSYMDKFYLSSRVKIPQNASASITIPHQDVRINLANRNAPMPGVTVYAFSVFGQYLGYSSVTDDSGHAEFSLPVGLKVRFRSVTAGRNISTDLIKVRSGDMDDINMNARGGRLTLTLRNDDLLPIQGLKVRLLDRRDTWTGYASTTDANGQVFFEVPKGEYIAETGYRGRLYRKSRIKVYFNKKLNFTLPYIQDTFIPSFIKTGSCH; via the coding sequence ATGGAAAAGCAATCCAAATGTCTTGTCATCTATTACAGTTTTGTCAGCATTGTCTGCCTGTTTTTTTCTCTTTCTATTGCACAGGCTGACGAAGATTCAGTTTGTGCCAGGGTAAAAATTGAGATTAAGCAGGAACTGACCTTGGAGCGCCAGGCCTTTGATGCCCATATGCGGATCAACAACGGCCTGACCCATGCGGCCCTGGAAAATATCAACGTAGATGTCTGGGCAACCAATGAAGATGGTGATGCCGTTGAAATCAGCACGGACACCAATGATCCGGATGCGCTTTTTTTTATCCGTCTTGATGAAATGACCAATATTGATAATGCCTCAGGGACCGGCCAGGTGCCACCGGATGAATCTTCGGATATTCACTGGCTGATCATCCCAGCGCCCGGGGCATCCAACGGATTAACCGCCGGTACCCGTTACAATATCGGAGCCACGCTCACCTACACCCTTGGCGGAGAAGAAAACACCATTGAGGTCTCTCCTGATTATATTTTTGTTAAACCCATGCCGCAGATCACGCTGGATTATTTCCTGCCGTCCCAGGTTTACGGTGATGATCCCTTTACAAGCGAAATTGAGGCCTCCACTCCCTTTAGTCTCGGGGTCAGGGTGCAAAATTCCGGTGACGGTGCAATCCAGAATCTTAAAATTGATTCAGCTCAACCTAAAATAGTTGATAATGAACAGGGCCTTCTCATCAATTTCACCATCCAGGGCAGTGAAGTCAACGGCGAAGAAAAGACCGAAAGCCTGCTGGTGGATTTTGGAACCATTGCCCCCAACACCGCATCCGTTGCCCGCTGGCAGATGACCTGCAGCCTGTCCGGGAAGTTCGTCTCCTTTGAAGCAAGCTTTACCCATGCGGACGAGCTGGGCGGTGAGCTGACCTCTCTGATAGCAGCTGTTAACACCCACACCCTGGTCCAGGACATCCTGGTGGATCTGCCCGGCAGGGACGGTATCAAGGATTTTTTAAGCAAAGCAAATAGCAAATTTACGATTTACGAGTCCGACAATACCCAAGCCGATGTTTTAGATCTTTCAGATAACGTAAGTTTTTTATTATCTGAAAAGACCGGTGACCAATTACATTACACCCTTACCACGGCGCCTGCATCCGGGTTCATATATATCAGCCTTCCCGATCCCCACAGCGGGGTCAAATATCTTGAACGTGTTGTCCGGTCGGATGGTAAACAAATCCGTACGGAAAACGCCTGGCTGTCTAAAGTTCAGGACGCAGAAACCCATGAATGGAACCATTTTGTGAACCTGTTTGATGCTGATACCACAGAGGCTTCAACGTATACCCTGGTATTCAATGCCGTCAGCGCATCCCCCCAGGCTCCGGTCCTTGAGTATATTTCAGACAAGACCACCCTGGAAACCCGGCAGGTCTCTTTTATCACCCAGGCCAGTGACCCCAACGGCACTACGCCTTCCCTGACCACATCTTTGCTTCCGGCGGGCGCGGTCTTCACAGATAACGGGGACGGCACTGCCGTTTTTGACTGGACCCCTATAGTGGGCCAAAAGGGTGTCTACGATATCACCTTTAGGGCATCGGATGGGGCTTTGTCATCTGAACAATCGGTTAGCCTGACGGTTTTCGATGCCGATGACACGGATAAGGACGGTATGACGGACGGCTGGGAAATGACGTATTTCAATGGACTGGACCGGGACGGTACGGGTGACTATGACCTTGACGGGGTTACGGACCTTGCGGAGTTCATAGATCAATCCGATCCCACTTTGGATGAGTCCGCCCCCAGCACGCCGGACCCCCTTTATCCTCATCCCAATATTGAAGTCGAGGATTCAACTCCTGAACTGGTAATTGAGGACAGTACCGACACCCAGGGGGATGATATTGATTATGAATTCGAGATATATGAGGATGAGGCGCTGACCCAACTTGTGGTAAGCGATGACCAGGTGGCCCTGATGGGTGCGCCTAACGAAATTATGCTTTACTCTATGGTGGCCGATCTTGGATATACCTCGGTGCCCCGGGGAGGTAACGTCACCAGTTGGCAGGTCCCGGTGGATTTGCCGGACAATACCCGGTATTACTGGCGGGTAAGATCCAACGATCAGGACGGTTCAAGCCTTTGGGCTTATTATGATTTTTTCGTCAACACGGCCAATGACCCACCGGCTGCCTTTGCGGTTGCATCCCCGGAAAACAACAGCGGGGTAGACAGCCTGACGCCTGTGCTGTCGGTCATGAACAGTGAAGATGTTGACAATGATGTTGTCACCTATACGTTTGCTCTCTTTTCCGACGATACCTGCCGGACCCAGGTGGCCGCTTCCGGTGCTGTCACCCAGGGCGCCGGTGCAACAACCTCCTGGACAGTTCCGTTACCACTTGAAGACCAAACCTATTATTATTGGCAGGCCACAGCAGATGACGGCAACGGCGGCATCACCACAACCGCTGTTTTTACCTTTTACGTGGACACGACAAACCATGCCCCGGGGACACCTTCCGGGCTTTTGCCCGATGGCACAGAGGAGATTGAATCCGTATATGCCGATCTGACCGTTACAAATGTTGAAGACGAGGACCAGGATGAGGTTTTCTACATATTTGAACTGGATACGGCAAAGGGGTTCAACTCTTCGGACAAGCGGACCTCGGATCTTATCCCCGAAGGCAGTGGTACAACATCCTGGTCTGTGGATGGGATAGAAGAAAATACCCAATACTTTTGGCGGGTAAAGGCCACCGACCGCAGTGCGGCAAGTCCCTGGGCAACAGGCAGTTTTTTTGTCAACCGGATCAACGATGCCCCCAGCACCCCGACAGTCAGAAACCCCGGTGCAAACGCCTGGACCCAAACCCTGACCCCGGTGCTTTCCCTGAACCGGGCCTCGGATCCGGACAATGACACCCTGGCGTATGAGTTTGAAATCTACGCCAATGAAGCATTGACCCGGTTTGTCTATCAGACCACATCAGACACCCCCGACTGGACTCTGCCCTTTGAGCTTGACAATAACAACCGGTACTTCTGGCGGGCCAGGGCTGTGGATGAGCACGGTGTTTCAAGCCCCTGGACGGCAATATTTTCTTTTTTCATTAAAACGGAATATGTCAATGAGGCCCCGACTATTGAGATTGTGGAACCCTTTGAAGATGTTCTCACAAATGAACTAACTTTAAGTATCCGGTGGACGGATGAAGACCCGGACAGCAATGCTTCCATTGCCCTGTATTATGATACGGACAATCAGGGCGAAGACGGCGTACAGATTATCCGGGAGCTGAACGAAGACGATGAAGGGGACCGGGATATCCATACCTGGGATATCTCTTCTTTGGCCGATGGTACCTATTACATTTATGCCGTCATTGAGGATGAAGCCTCCTCTTCTACAAATTATGCCCCGGTTGAAATTACCATTGACCGGACCCCGCCGGAATTAACCGTCACCCCTCCGGCCGGTGAGTATGAAGGGTCTGTTGATATTGAAATATCAACAGACGAGACAGCAACAATTTACTATACCCTGGATGGGGCCAATCCAAATTCCGGGGCATTACAATACAGCGGCCCCATTGAACTGACGGATACGGCCACACTCAAGTGCGTGGCCGTGGATGATTTAGGCAATACATCCGGGGTCCGGACCCATGAATACACCCTTGTACCGGCAATGGTCACCGTGGAAGTATTGACGGACAGCGGGGCTCCCATTCCCGGTGTTGAAGTTCGCCTGTTTGAAATACCTGAATCCGGTAACCGGATTCAAACAGAGATTTATGCCGTCACAAATGACCAGGGCATTGTTGAGTTTGATCCGGACATCATTGATCCCGGCCTTTATCAGTTCCGGGTAAAGTTTTGGGGAGCAGATATCTGGTCTGATGTTGTCTCTTTGCCCGATACCCGGACCACCAAATTCACCATTCCCATGGAAACCGTTGAACTGACCCTGTCTTCGGCAAACGGTCCCGTAGCCGGCTGCAATGTCTATCTGTTCTCGGAATCGGGATCATACCTGGGTGCCACACAGATCCTGGACGAAAACGGACAGGTTCGGTTTGAACTTCCTGTTGGGACCACCTATCGCTTTATGGCGGAGGTGATGGGCAGCGAGTACTGGATAGATCCGGTTACAGTGCAAAGCGGCGGTACAAATCATATTGAATACAACGCCGGCGGCGGCCGCCTTACCGTTACATTTCAAAAAGACAGCTTTGAACCTATTACAGATGTCATGCTCAGCCTCTACGGCCCCAATGGTACCGCCCTGGATTGCTCCGGCAGTACAGATGCCAAAGGCCGGGTCGTGTTTAACGTGCCAAAGGGCACTTACCTTGTCCGGGCGGATTACCTTGGATACTGCTTTGGGACGGAGGCAACAACCGTTTCACAAGACACAGACATTGACCTGACACTGCCCCATAACCAGGTCTCTGCCAATGTGTCCGGCAGGCTAAAATCAAGAATGACACCTATGGAAGATGTTGAGACCTGCCTTTTTACATTAGACGGTGCCCCGGTGAACCTGTCGGTTATTACCGATCGAAACGGGGATGCCGTTTATTCGGTGCCAGACAGGGCATATAAAATTCAGGCAAGAGTCCTTGGCCAAGCGTTCTGGTCCAATTCATTCTCCGACCGGGATGTGCGGATCACCATACCTATGGCCCAGGCCAATGTTGAGGTAAACAGTTACGGTGCACCCATGGCAGACATCCCGGTTCACCTGTTCCCGGACGCCTGCACAGATCCCGAAATGACTGAAACAACAAACCGGCAGGGCAGGGCGGTATTTATCGTCCCTGCCGGCACATATACCTTTAAAGCCGAATATAACGGCAATTTATCCCCCAGCCGTGTGTCTTCATTGGCGCCTGATTTTTTAACCTCAGTTTATGTGTCCGTTGGGGACGACGGATTCGAATTCTCAGTGCAAGATGACAGCGGCCGGCCCATACATGGCGCACAGGTCAGTGTACTCCCGGTCCAATGGCGTAGATCCCGGTTAAGCTCTGCCACGGATGCTGACGGACATGCCTTTTTTGACCTGGATAACGGACGGTACCGGTTCCAGGTCTCCTACATGGATAAATTCTACTTAAGCTCAAGGGTAAAAATTCCCCAAAATGCGTCGGCGTCCATCACCATTCCCCACCAGGATGTCCGGATTAACCTGGCCAATCGTAATGCGCCCATGCCCGGCGTGACCGTTTATGCATTTTCCGTATTTGGCCAATACCTCGGCTACAGTAGTGTCACAGATGATTCCGGCCATGCCGAATTCAGTCTGCCCGTAGGCTTGAAAGTCCGGTTCCGGTCGGTTACGGCGGGTCGTAATATTTCTACGGATTTAATCAAGGTTCGTAGCGGAGACATGGATGACATCAATATGAATGCTCGTGGCGGAAGACTGACATTGACTCTCAGGAATGATGATTTACTCCCCATACAAGGCTTAAAGGTCCGTCTGCTCGATCGCCGTGACACATGGACAGGATACGCCAGTACAACAGATGCTAACGGCCAAGTCTTTTTTGAGGTGCCTAAAGGGGAATACATTGCCGAGACCGGATACCGGGGGCGTTTGTACCGGAAGTCCCGGATAAAAGTCTATTTCAATAAAAAGTTGAATTTTACTTTACCATACATACAAGATACCTTTATCCCATCATTCATTAAAACAGGTTCTTGTCATTAG
- a CDS encoding rhodanese-like domain-containing protein, whose product MRHLIRMLFPVLVFILVVPGICLPGTPAQGESSSLLIPATTLMQKTRQNPVVFMVDTRLKTEFKRFKIPGSLNIPASLIKTKAFLKTKPVVLIHTGVAHTELLCLAKDLNAKGFDACVLEGGIAAWIQKGGAMVGNPFSIRQVNEISPGTLFAGQANENWLILDFSAQPPQPHPIPKAITIKTAGPDGNNQDMVGTVLNAHPLNQPGAIIILNETGQDYNILKQRFPAQLRHKIFTLTGGMDAYNQFLSRHRLAVTPKSQRTKTTGECEPCSKKNIQ is encoded by the coding sequence ATGAGACATTTAATTCGCATGCTCTTCCCGGTTTTGGTTTTTATCCTTGTCGTGCCCGGCATCTGCCTGCCGGGCACGCCGGCCCAAGGGGAATCGTCGTCCCTTCTTATACCGGCCACAACCCTGATGCAGAAAACCCGGCAGAATCCGGTGGTTTTCATGGTAGACACCCGGCTTAAAACAGAATTTAAGCGGTTCAAGATTCCGGGATCTTTGAATATCCCTGCATCATTGATAAAAACCAAGGCCTTTTTAAAAACCAAACCCGTGGTGCTGATTCACACAGGTGTCGCCCATACAGAACTTCTCTGCCTTGCAAAGGATCTTAACGCCAAAGGGTTTGACGCATGTGTTCTTGAAGGCGGTATTGCCGCCTGGATTCAAAAGGGCGGGGCCATGGTGGGCAACCCCTTTTCAATCCGGCAGGTAAATGAAATCAGTCCCGGGACCCTGTTTGCAGGCCAAGCAAATGAAAACTGGCTCATACTGGATTTTTCCGCACAGCCGCCCCAACCGCATCCCATTCCCAAAGCAATTACAATTAAAACCGCCGGCCCGGATGGAAATAATCAAGATATGGTTGGCACTGTTCTTAACGCACATCCGTTAAATCAACCCGGGGCCATCATCATCCTCAATGAGACCGGCCAGGATTATAATATCCTGAAACAACGCTTCCCGGCCCAACTCAGACATAAAATATTCACCCTCACAGGTGGCATGGATGCCTACAATCAGTTTCTGTCACGCCACCGGCTCGCTGTCACGCCAAAATCCCAACGCACCAAAACCACCGGCGAATGTGAACCCTGCAGCAAGAAAAACATCCAATGA